The Anopheles cruzii unplaced genomic scaffold, idAnoCruzAS_RS32_06 scaffold01761_ctg1, whole genome shotgun sequence sequence ACATCCACGTATCATCCAAGGTGCACTATCTAGAAGCTGAAAATAACCGGATATCCTCCATCACGTTCGATAACGTGGCAGAAGCCGAACTGCAGCAACTAAAACTAAAGAATAATTCGATATCTTCTCTTGACGTCATTGGACAATTGGAAAAGCTAGAAACACTGGACGTGTCTTACAACTCGCTCGATCCGCTAAAGGTAACAACCTTCGGAATGCTCAAACACTTGACAGTGCTGGACTTGGCGAAAACGAACATATCAAATCTGCAGCACGGTACTTTCGGGCATCAGGAGGCTTTAACATGGCTCGATCTGTCGTACAATAATTTGGACCAACTGGATATAGATGTGCTAGTGTCATCTTCGAGATTGAAAAGCCTTTACCTAGAAGGCAATCCCCTGACGCACTTGGAATTTTCCCAGatgaaaacatatttcccAGAACTTAAAGATATTGGTATTGGTGACAATGACTGGAGCTGTGCGTACCTAACCAAACTGGTAGCCTACTGCAATGAACAGTCAATAGAACTCTACAAAGCGGCCTCTTTGGATGTTCCCAAAAATCAACCACATGTAAAAGGTGTTTACTGTTTCGATGATAAGCATTTGACGCGCAACTGGACGACGGCCGTACAACATTTGTATAATGATACCGACCGATCTGCTGGCGATGCTCTAGAGCTACTGTTCCGGAACGTTTTGGCAGACGTTAGAAGATCCGGCAGCGATCATTTCGAAGCGATCAATAAAACTCTCGATGTGGTAGTGTTTAATCTTACCAAACAACTGTTTCAAATGCAGAGCGATCTCGACACACTTCGCCAGACGCAGCTTGAGACACAACTGACATATTTGTCGAATCACACACAAAACTCCAACTATAGCATGGAAGAGTTGAAACGAGTAATAGAAAGTACCAACAACTTGAGGTTGGATAAGCAAGAGCTTGCTATCAAAACGATGGAGTTCAACTTTAGCCAACAGTTGTCGAAAGTAGACGAGGCGCtggaaatggcaaaaaagaaTGGTGCTAAACTGACAGTTCTAGAGAAACGAATCGAGCAATTAGTAGATAGTGTAGTAAAGTCGAAGGATATATACAGCATCTTAGCAGCGGAAAAGCAGACTTACCAAACAAAAGATAATATTGGCTCTCCCAATGAGGGCAACGCTTTGATCGGCACTGTACTGGCTATAGTCTGTTTGATGCTAAGCCTGCAAGTTTTCGTTATGTACAACAAACATCGTCGATcgcaaaaaattaaacgaagcCAAGCTTCTCATGAAAATACAAGTTTAACGACGATCGTGGACCatcaaatataaaaaaaaattttggTCAGCGAGTGTTTAAAATTGGTCTGCAACTCATTGTTGTTACGCAGTGCGTAATATATGAAACATAATAAAACTGTTAATAAACTTCAACCATAGCTTGATCCTAAGATGACCACAATCGTTCTCTAATTTTTGCCTGTTTTTAATTGAGTTCATTCCGTTTTTCACAAAGCATTTACTACATTCGCACAGTACATTATCGCTAACAGACCTCGCAAACTTCATTATGCCCAAAGATAAATTTaggaaatgaaataaacgTTCATTAGAATCAACATACTGTGCATGACGTTAGATgaacatcaaacaaaaaaaaacgaacaccGTCGTTCGACtgaaaatcgacgaaaatTTGCTGCCAGAATTCAATATGTTACGGGCTAATTAAATAAATgggtaaataaaattattcctCACGTTCGTGGGTTTAATAATGCATACGGATTATTTCATCAACGCATTAGTAAGCTTTTTTATCTTGGTTGTCGGCCGATGGCGTTGAAGGCGCCATCTAATGATCAATTCTACTACGACTGTACGTTCTTCTTCATTGATTC is a genomic window containing:
- the LOC128276618 gene encoding chaoptin-like produces the protein MPDIPSEIFSLRPLKLSLVQCGIQQISQRSLQSASVLSELNLAQNNITELKNDVFEGASKLSMLNLTANSISVIESYAFQYLTSLTVLLLAQNKLQTLAGNVFSSLTALSTINLASNELHVLEEGLFSTNAHLTTIQLQNNQINTVDENMFYSEADSQLPSLEYIILRDNNITEINIPNVRVSNLILSNNRITHIHVSSKVHYLEAENNRISSITFDNVAEAELQQLKLKNNSISSLDVIGQLEKLETLDVSYNSLDPLKVTTFGMLKHLTVLDLAKTNISNLQHGTFGHQEALTWLDLSYNNLDQLDIDVLVSSSRLKSLYLEGNPLTHLEFSQMKTYFPELKDIGIGDNDWSCAYLTKLVAYCNEQSIELYKAASLDVPKNQPHVKGVYCFDDKHLTRNWTTAVQHLYNDTDRSAGDALELLFRNVLADVRRSGSDHFEAINKTLDVVVFNLTKQLFQMQSDLDTLRQTQLETQLTYLSNHTQNSNYSMEELKRVIESTNNLRLDKQELAIKTMEFNFSQQLSKVDEALEMAKKNGAKLTVLEKRIEQLVDSVVKSKDIYSILAAEKQTYQTKDNIGSPNEGNALIGTVLAIVCLMLSLQVFVMYNKHRRSQKIKRSQASHENTSLTTIVDHQI